From Senegalia massiliensis, a single genomic window includes:
- a CDS encoding CatB-related O-acetyltransferase, translated as MENKFENWLSSKYLKGNIKNPNIKIGDFTYYSGYYHKEEFEDICVRYLLGDGSTKNYKKIYGEDFLFDKLEIGKFCSIGSGVSFLLAGNQGHNNKWISVYPFDSEIFPNAKDGFRRKGDTVIGNDVWIGTEAVIMPGVKIGDGAIIAARAVVSKDVEPYTIVGGNPGKVIKKRFSASDIEKLLEIKWWNWEIEQINEALPYICSDDIDRLYTFI; from the coding sequence GTGGAAAATAAATTTGAAAACTGGTTAAGTAGTAAATATTTAAAGGGAAATATAAAGAATCCAAACATTAAAATTGGAGATTTTACATATTATTCTGGATATTATCATAAAGAAGAATTTGAAGATATTTGTGTAAGATATTTATTGGGAGATGGAAGCACTAAAAATTATAAGAAAATTTATGGGGAAGATTTTTTATTTGATAAATTAGAAATAGGGAAATTTTGTTCAATAGGTTCAGGTGTAAGTTTTCTACTTGCAGGTAATCAAGGACATAATAATAAATGGATTTCTGTATATCCTTTTGATTCTGAAATATTTCCAAATGCTAAAGATGGATTTAGACGTAAAGGAGATACAGTTATAGGGAATGATGTATGGATTGGTACAGAAGCAGTTATTATGCCAGGAGTAAAAATAGGTGATGGAGCAATAATTGCAGCAAGAGCTGTAGTAAGTAAGGATGTAGAACCTTATACTATAGTTGGTGGTAATCCTGGTAAAGTTATTAAAAAGAGATTTTCTGCTTCAGATATAGAAAAACTATTAGAGATTAAATGGTGGAATTGGGAAATAGAACAAATCAATGAAGCAT